The following are from one region of the Microbacterium paraoxydans genome:
- a CDS encoding FadR/GntR family transcriptional regulator — MKSTTGRASRMRRATTADQIKQLILTRGLTPGDPLPTEAELCEELDVSRSSVREAIRTLSTLDIVDVRHGHGTYVGPMSLDPMVEALVFRGVLSPEGSLQALREVVEVRLALDLSMAERVVEAAQAQADPELDELVAEMVDKAGRGEYFLDEDRAFHTRLFGAIDNRLVGQLVGAFWDVHTAVLPQLGIAQPDDIHKTAKAHGDMLDAARSGDVERYRQAVIEHYQPLQRVLATAEDVRA; from the coding sequence ATGAAGTCCACCACGGGGAGGGCGTCGCGGATGCGGCGAGCCACGACGGCGGATCAGATCAAGCAGCTCATCCTCACGCGCGGACTCACTCCCGGCGATCCCCTGCCGACCGAGGCCGAGCTCTGCGAGGAGCTCGACGTGTCGCGCTCCTCGGTCCGCGAGGCGATCCGTACGCTCTCCACCCTCGACATCGTCGACGTCCGGCACGGACACGGCACCTACGTGGGCCCGATGTCGCTGGACCCGATGGTCGAGGCGCTCGTCTTCCGGGGTGTGCTGTCCCCCGAGGGGTCGCTGCAGGCCCTGCGCGAGGTCGTCGAGGTGCGCCTCGCGCTCGACCTCTCCATGGCCGAGCGCGTGGTCGAGGCCGCTCAGGCGCAGGCGGACCCGGAGCTCGACGAGCTCGTCGCCGAGATGGTCGACAAGGCCGGCCGCGGCGAGTACTTCCTCGACGAGGACAGGGCGTTCCACACCCGCCTCTTCGGCGCCATCGACAACCGTCTCGTCGGCCAGCTCGTCGGAGCCTTCTGGGACGTGCACACCGCCGTGCTCCCGCAGCTCGGCATCGCGCAGCCCGACGACATCCACAAGACCGCCAAGGCGCACGGTGACATGCTGGACGCCGCGCGCTCCGGCGACGTCGAGCGCTACCGCCAGGCCGTCATCGAGCACTACCAGCCGCTGCAGCGGGTGCTGGCGACCGCGGAGGACGTGCGGGCCTGA
- a CDS encoding DUF808 domain-containing protein: MSVGLLAVVDDILSAAMKASAKAAGVVIDDAAVTPQYVQGLTPARELPVVGKIALGSLVNKFVIIIPIALLLTAFAPWVLPYLLILGGSYLCFEGAEKVLEWFGVQHGHADEGARDERKLVLGAVRTDLILSTEIMLISLASLDKGLGIWSTLAILAVIALVMTVAVYGAVALLVKIDDIGLKMAKNPAQRVRHTGTRIVRSMPAVFRFISVLGTVAMLWVGGHLVLINLGEVGLHAPADVLHAVEHALEPLGGFVVWVVDTIISAIAGLVWGLVIVGVVLGVAKLFGRKPSFHEGEASPADIHV, from the coding sequence ATGTCCGTTGGACTGCTCGCCGTCGTCGACGACATCCTGAGCGCCGCGATGAAGGCGTCGGCGAAGGCCGCCGGAGTCGTCATCGACGACGCCGCCGTGACCCCGCAGTACGTGCAGGGCCTCACCCCGGCCCGCGAGCTCCCCGTGGTCGGCAAGATCGCCCTCGGGTCGCTGGTGAACAAGTTCGTCATCATCATCCCGATCGCGCTGCTGCTCACGGCCTTCGCGCCGTGGGTGCTGCCCTACCTGCTCATCCTCGGCGGCTCGTACCTGTGCTTCGAGGGCGCGGAGAAGGTGCTCGAGTGGTTCGGCGTGCAGCACGGCCACGCCGACGAAGGCGCCCGCGACGAGAGGAAGCTCGTGCTCGGCGCCGTCCGCACCGACCTCATCCTCTCGACGGAGATCATGCTCATCTCCCTCGCCAGCCTCGACAAGGGACTCGGCATCTGGTCCACCCTCGCGATCCTCGCGGTGATCGCGCTGGTCATGACCGTCGCGGTGTACGGGGCCGTAGCGCTCCTGGTGAAGATCGACGACATCGGCCTGAAGATGGCGAAGAACCCGGCGCAGCGCGTCCGGCACACCGGCACCCGCATCGTCCGGTCCATGCCCGCGGTCTTCCGCTTCATCAGCGTGCTCGGCACCGTCGCCATGCTGTGGGTCGGCGGGCACCTCGTCCTCATCAACCTCGGCGAGGTCGGGCTGCACGCCCCGGCCGACGTTCTCCATGCGGTCGAGCACGCGCTGGAGCCCCTCGGCGGCTTCGTGGTGTGGGTGGTCGACACGATCATCTCCGCGATCGCCGGTCTCGTCTGGGGCCTCGTGATCGTCGGGGTCGTCCTGGGCGTCGCGAAGCTCTTCGGCAGGAAGCCGAGCTTCCACGAGGGCGAGGCCTCTCCCGCCGACATCCACGTCTGA
- a CDS encoding GNAT family N-acetyltransferase gives MTAVHLRPAESADLDTITEIHNHAVLHTTAIWNEEAVDRADREAWLADRTARGCPVIVAADESGVVGYASYAQWRPHSGYRLTVEHSVYVRGDQRGRGIGTLLMTELIVRARAAGMHVMIGGVESGNTASLTLHERLGFREVGRMPQVGAKFGRWLDLSMLQLVLDERPTPDAAL, from the coding sequence ATGACCGCCGTGCACCTCAGGCCCGCCGAGAGCGCCGACCTCGACACGATCACCGAGATCCACAACCACGCCGTCCTGCACACGACCGCGATCTGGAACGAGGAGGCGGTGGATCGCGCCGACCGGGAGGCGTGGCTCGCCGACCGGACCGCGCGCGGCTGTCCCGTCATCGTCGCCGCTGACGAGAGCGGCGTCGTGGGCTATGCGTCCTATGCCCAGTGGCGCCCGCACAGCGGTTACCGCCTCACCGTGGAGCATTCCGTCTACGTGCGCGGCGATCAGCGCGGACGCGGCATCGGCACGCTCCTCATGACGGAGCTCATCGTCCGGGCCCGGGCAGCCGGGATGCACGTGATGATCGGCGGTGTCGAGAGCGGCAACACCGCCTCCCTCACCCTCCACGAGCGCCTCGGATTCCGGGAGGTGGGCCGCATGCCCCAGGTCGGCGCGAAGTTCGGCCGGTGGCTCGACCTCAGCATGCTGCAGCTCGTGCTCGACGAGCGCCCCACCCCCGACGCGGCGCTCTAG
- the pnuC gene encoding nicotinamide riboside transporter PnuC: MDFLQWLVDAFSSSWVLPGGQTLLVREVVGNAFGLASALGGMRRKVWAWPVGIVGNVLLLTVFLGSALSPDPSLPHLLGQAGRQIMFIAVAIYGWIRWRNADGGRIVPRWAPTGARIGLVVVLVVGTVALTPLFRALGSWEPVWADAWTFVGSLLATYGMAKGWTEFWLIWIAVDVVGVPLLFSSGYYATGLMYVFYGVFTAVGFVIWWRAQRQAARPIEILPPDPSPRRPDEEA, encoded by the coding sequence ATGGACTTCCTGCAGTGGCTCGTCGACGCCTTCTCCTCGTCCTGGGTGCTTCCCGGTGGGCAGACCCTCCTGGTGCGTGAGGTCGTCGGGAACGCGTTCGGACTCGCGAGCGCCCTCGGGGGCATGCGGCGCAAGGTCTGGGCGTGGCCGGTCGGCATCGTCGGCAACGTCCTGCTGCTCACGGTGTTCCTCGGATCCGCCCTGAGCCCCGACCCGTCGCTGCCGCATCTCCTCGGTCAGGCCGGGCGGCAGATCATGTTCATCGCCGTCGCGATCTACGGGTGGATCCGCTGGCGGAATGCCGACGGCGGTCGCATCGTGCCGCGGTGGGCGCCGACCGGGGCCCGCATCGGTCTGGTCGTGGTCCTCGTCGTCGGAACCGTGGCGCTCACCCCCCTGTTCCGCGCCCTGGGTTCGTGGGAGCCGGTCTGGGCCGACGCCTGGACCTTCGTCGGGTCACTGCTCGCGACCTACGGCATGGCCAAGGGCTGGACCGAGTTCTGGCTCATCTGGATCGCCGTGGACGTGGTGGGGGTGCCGCTGCTGTTCAGCTCCGGCTACTACGCGACCGGCCTCATGTACGTGTTCTACGGCGTCTTCACGGCGGTCGGGTTCGTGATCTGGTGGCGAGCGCAGCGACAGGCCGCGCGCCCGATCGAGATCCTCCCTCCCGACCCGAGCCCCCGCCGTCCGGACGAGGAGGCCTGA
- a CDS encoding LLM class flavin-dependent oxidoreductase — translation MTRQIRFNAFDMNCVAHQSSGLWRHPDDRSRQYNTISYWTDLAKLLESATFDGIFIADVLGTYDVYGGTNEAAIRNGAQVPVNDPILLVSAMAAVTEHLGFGVTAGTAFEHPYPFARRLSTLDHLTQGRVGWNVVTGYLPSAARNMGQEDQLAHDDRYDHADEYVEVLYKLWEGSWEDDAVVEDRERGIFTDPSKVHPIRHEGKHFSVPGIHISEPSPQRTPVIYQAGASPRGVRFAAENAEAIFVAAPSKEVLAGTVKRIRDALEAAGRDRHDARIYTLLTVITAATSEEAAAKHAEYLSYASPEGALTFMSGWMGVDLSQYAEDEPVGNVESNAIQSVLQHLKEEADLGREWTVGDFGRHNAIGGLGPTIVGSGVEIADELQSWVEETDIDGFNLAYAVTPGTWQDVIEHVIPVLRERGAYPEEYVPGTLRHKLHGRGDRVQPTHRAAQYRL, via the coding sequence ATGACCCGGCAGATCCGCTTCAACGCCTTCGACATGAACTGCGTCGCCCACCAGTCGTCCGGCCTGTGGCGGCACCCCGACGACCGGTCGCGGCAGTACAACACCATCTCGTACTGGACCGACCTGGCGAAGCTGCTGGAGAGCGCGACCTTCGACGGGATCTTCATCGCCGATGTCCTGGGCACCTACGACGTCTACGGCGGTACGAACGAGGCCGCCATCCGCAACGGCGCCCAGGTACCGGTGAACGACCCGATCCTCCTGGTCAGCGCGATGGCCGCGGTGACCGAGCATCTGGGGTTCGGCGTCACGGCCGGCACCGCGTTCGAGCACCCCTACCCGTTCGCTCGGCGACTCAGCACGCTCGACCACCTCACGCAGGGCCGCGTCGGCTGGAACGTCGTGACCGGGTATCTGCCCAGCGCCGCGCGGAACATGGGCCAGGAGGACCAGCTCGCCCACGACGACCGCTACGACCACGCAGACGAGTACGTCGAGGTGCTCTACAAGCTCTGGGAGGGGTCGTGGGAGGACGACGCGGTGGTGGAGGACCGCGAGCGCGGGATCTTCACCGACCCGTCGAAGGTGCATCCGATCCGGCACGAGGGGAAGCACTTCTCCGTGCCCGGCATCCACATCTCGGAGCCCTCGCCGCAGCGGACTCCCGTGATCTACCAGGCCGGCGCCAGCCCGCGCGGGGTGCGGTTCGCGGCGGAGAACGCCGAGGCCATCTTCGTCGCCGCGCCGTCGAAGGAGGTGCTCGCCGGGACCGTGAAGCGCATCCGCGACGCCCTCGAGGCGGCGGGGCGCGACCGTCATGACGCCCGCATCTACACGCTGCTGACGGTGATCACCGCGGCGACGAGCGAGGAGGCGGCCGCGAAGCATGCCGAGTACCTCTCCTACGCGAGTCCGGAGGGCGCACTCACCTTCATGTCGGGGTGGATGGGCGTCGATCTCTCGCAGTACGCCGAGGACGAGCCGGTCGGGAACGTCGAGTCGAACGCGATCCAGTCCGTGCTGCAGCACCTCAAGGAGGAGGCCGACCTCGGGCGCGAGTGGACCGTGGGCGACTTCGGCCGCCATAACGCGATCGGCGGGCTCGGCCCCACGATCGTCGGCTCCGGGGTCGAGATCGCCGACGAGCTGCAGTCCTGGGTCGAGGAGACCGACATCGACGGCTTCAACCTCGCGTATGCGGTCACCCCCGGCACGTGGCAGGACGTCATCGAGCACGTCATCCCGGTGCTGCGAGAGCGCGGCGCCTACCCCGAGGAGTACGTGCCCGGCACGCTCCGCCACAAGCTGCACGGCCGCGGCGACCGGGTCCAGCCCACGCACCGCGCCGCCCAGTACCGCCTCTGA
- a CDS encoding DeoR/GlpR family DNA-binding transcription regulator yields MLAAQRKDHLLALLDREGRVVAKDVAADLGVSEDAIRRDLRELAEEGRLQRVYGGALPIAAADRPVRERHDLATESKERVARQAVTTILPGSTIVLDAGTTTLAMARLLPIGTDITVITPSPAVALAVAEHSDARVIMIGGELTRHSLVAGGGLAMEAIQHLAADVFFVGVTGVDPGHGLTTGELDDAVTKRAISSRCAATVVLASDEKIGAASRYPVLPFEAIAAVITDPLDENPLIPEVLAQIPGRA; encoded by the coding sequence ATGCTTGCTGCTCAGCGCAAAGACCACCTGCTCGCCCTCCTCGACCGCGAGGGGCGCGTCGTGGCGAAGGACGTCGCCGCAGATCTCGGAGTCTCGGAAGACGCCATCCGCCGCGACCTCCGCGAGCTCGCCGAGGAGGGCAGGCTCCAGCGCGTGTACGGCGGCGCGCTGCCCATCGCCGCGGCCGATCGCCCGGTGCGGGAGCGCCACGATCTGGCGACCGAGAGCAAGGAGCGGGTCGCCCGCCAGGCGGTCACGACCATCCTCCCCGGATCGACGATCGTGCTGGATGCCGGAACCACCACGCTCGCGATGGCGCGGCTGCTGCCCATTGGCACCGACATCACGGTCATCACCCCGAGCCCCGCCGTCGCCCTCGCCGTCGCCGAGCACTCGGATGCGCGCGTGATCATGATCGGCGGCGAGCTCACCCGGCACTCCCTCGTCGCCGGCGGAGGACTCGCGATGGAGGCGATCCAACACCTCGCCGCGGACGTGTTCTTCGTCGGCGTCACGGGCGTCGACCCGGGCCACGGCCTCACGACGGGCGAGCTCGACGACGCCGTCACCAAGCGGGCGATCTCTTCCCGATGCGCCGCGACCGTCGTCCTCGCGAGCGACGAGAAGATCGGCGCCGCCTCGCGCTACCCGGTACTGCCGTTCGAGGCGATCGCCGCGGTCATCACCGACCCGCTCGACGAGAATCCGCTGATCCCGGAGGTGCTGGCGCAGATCCCGGGACGGGCGTGA